One genomic region from Yarrowia lipolytica chromosome 1C, complete sequence encodes:
- a CDS encoding 60S ribosomal protein uL13 (Compare to YALI0C09218g, similar to Saccharomyces cerevisiae RPL16A (YIL133C) and RPL16B (YNL069C); ancestral locus Anc_2.228, similar to uniprot|P26784 Saccharomyces cerevisiae YIL133C 60S ribosomal protein L16-A (L13A) (RP22)), producing MSTFEPVVVIDGKGHLLGRLASTVAKQILDGQNIVVVRCEALNISQEFFRSKLKYAAYLRKATRFNRTHGPFHFRAPSRIFYKAVRGMIPHKTARGKAALERLKVFEGIPPPYDKKKRMVVPQALRVLRLKPGRKYCTVGRVSHEFGWKYQDVVANLEEKRKVKSAAYYAKKSALSKKTKAAHAQIADSEAAKALAALGY from the exons ATGAGCACCTTTGAACCTGTTGTTGTGATTGACG GAAAGGgacacctcctcggtcGACTCGCCTCCACCGTTGCCAAGCAGATCCTCGACGGCCAGAACATTGTCGTTGTGCGATGCGAGGCTCTTAACATCTCCCAGGAGTTTTTCCGATCCAAGCTCAAGTACGCCGCTTACCTGCGAAAGGCCACCCGATTCAACCGAACTCACGGTCCTTTCCATTTCCGAGCCCCCTCTCGAATCTTCTACAAGGCCGTTCGAGGTATGATCCCCCACAAGACCGCCCGAGGTaaggctgctctggagcgACTCAAGGTCTTCGAGGGTATCCCTCCCCCttacgacaagaagaagcgaatGGTGGTCCCCCAGGCCCTGCGAGTTCTGCGACTCAAGCCCGGCCGAAAGTACTGCACCGTTGGCCGAGTCTCCCACGAGTTTGGCTGGAAGTACCAGGACGTTGTCGCCAAcctcgaggagaagcgaaaggTCAAGTCTGCCGCCTACTACGCCAAGAAGTCCGCTCTgtccaagaagaccaaggctGCCCATGCCCAGATTGCTGACTCCGAGGCCGCCAAGGCTCTCGCCGCTCTTGGTTACTAA